In Xylanibacter ruminicola 23, a single genomic region encodes these proteins:
- a CDS encoding DUF805 domain-containing protein, whose protein sequence is MRELPTLGFAEAIKLASSRILDFKGRSRRSEFWWWMLVIIVVGWLITLLTSNILVSVIIEIITMFFGLAVTARRLHDSGKSALWVYVSYALGCVANLHVATSKSMNMLIEESSYISSSQHAIEKIVENNLGEIASVGFLSTIHGIAALIVIIMCLFDSKPTANQYGDSPKYISETEA, encoded by the coding sequence ATGAGAGAGTTACCTACGCTCGGATTTGCAGAGGCAATCAAACTGGCCTCTAGTCGTATTCTGGATTTCAAAGGCCGCAGCCGTCGCTCAGAATTCTGGTGGTGGATGCTGGTAATTATCGTGGTGGGATGGCTGATTACGCTGCTCACCTCCAACATTCTGGTTAGCGTGATTATCGAGATTATCACCATGTTCTTCGGTCTGGCAGTAACTGCTCGTCGACTGCACGATTCAGGCAAGAGCGCACTATGGGTTTATGTCAGCTATGCTTTAGGCTGTGTAGCCAATCTCCATGTGGCCACATCCAAAAGCATGAACATGCTGATAGAAGAATCAAGCTACATTTCTTCCAGCCAGCATGCCATAGAGAAGATTGTAGAAAACAACTTAGGCGAGATTGCCTCCGTTGGTTTTCTGTCCACCATCCATGGCATTGCGGCACTCATTGTAATCATCATGTGTCTGTTCGATAGCAAGCCAACCGCCAACCAGTACGGCGATTCGCCCAAATATATCAGCGAGACAGAAGCTTAA
- a CDS encoding branched-chain amino acid aminotransferase, with the protein MEKSNMKNLDWGSLSFGYMKTDYNVRCYYRDGKWGEIEVCSDEYLNLHMAATCLHYGQEAFEGLKAYRCPDGKVRVFRVDENAKRLQSTCRGILMPEVSTELFTEMVKKVVRLNQEWIPTYESGATLYIRPLLIGTSAQVGVHPSKEYCFLIFVTPVGPYFKGGFSSNPYVIVRDYDRSAPLGTGKYKVGGNYAASLFANNLAHEKGYACEFYLDAKEKKYIDECGAANFFGIKNNTYITPESTSILPSITNKSLMQVAEDLGMKVERRPIPEEELETFEEAGACGTAAVISPISYIDDLDTGKRYSFGDKPGPQSKKLFDTLRGIQYGELEDKHGWTTVVID; encoded by the coding sequence ATAGAAAAAAGTAATATGAAGAATTTGGATTGGGGTAGTCTGTCATTCGGCTACATGAAGACCGACTACAACGTACGTTGCTATTATCGCGATGGAAAGTGGGGCGAAATCGAGGTTTGCTCCGACGAGTATTTGAATCTGCACATGGCTGCAACCTGTCTGCACTACGGTCAGGAGGCTTTCGAGGGTCTTAAGGCTTATCGTTGCCCCGATGGCAAGGTTCGTGTGTTCCGCGTTGACGAGAATGCCAAGCGCCTGCAGAGCACCTGTCGCGGCATTTTGATGCCAGAGGTTTCAACCGAGTTGTTTACCGAGATGGTTAAGAAGGTGGTTCGCCTGAATCAGGAGTGGATTCCTACTTATGAGAGTGGCGCAACACTCTATATTCGTCCGCTGCTTATTGGTACCAGCGCTCAGGTAGGTGTTCACCCCTCTAAGGAGTACTGTTTCCTCATCTTTGTTACACCAGTAGGCCCATACTTCAAGGGTGGTTTCTCAAGCAATCCTTATGTGATTGTTCGCGATTACGACCGTTCAGCCCCTCTCGGCACAGGTAAGTATAAGGTAGGTGGTAACTACGCTGCCAGCCTGTTTGCCAACAACCTGGCTCACGAAAAGGGCTATGCTTGCGAGTTCTATCTCGACGCAAAGGAGAAGAAGTACATCGACGAGTGCGGTGCAGCCAACTTCTTTGGTATCAAGAACAACACCTATATCACACCAGAGTCGACCTCTATCCTGCCCTCTATCACCAACAAGAGCTTGATGCAGGTTGCTGAGGATCTGGGCATGAAGGTTGAGCGCCGCCCTATCCCCGAGGAGGAGCTCGAGACCTTTGAGGAGGCTGGCGCTTGCGGAACAGCCGCTGTTATCAGCCCTATTTCTTATATCGACGACCTCGATACCGGCAAGCGCTACTCATTCGGCGACAAGCCAGGTCCACAGTCAAAGAAACTCTTCGATACGCTCCGTGGTATTCAGTACGGCGAACTCGAGGACAAGCACGGTTGGACTACGGTAGTAATCGACTAA
- the xseB gene encoding exodeoxyribonuclease VII small subunit, with product MEKELKYEAAIAELQSIVHKMENDELDIDQMAEQLKRAQQLIKLCKDKLTKTDAEIKKILTE from the coding sequence ATGGAAAAAGAACTGAAATACGAGGCTGCTATAGCCGAATTACAGTCCATCGTACACAAGATGGAGAACGACGAACTCGACATCGACCAGATGGCCGAGCAGCTTAAACGTGCCCAGCAGTTAATCAAGCTCTGCAAGGACAAACTTACCAAAACCGACGCCGAAATCAAGAAAATACTTACAGAATAA
- the xseA gene encoding exodeoxyribonuclease VII large subunit produces the protein MNTERHITLFELNRLVREAIEDALPMEYWVEAELSECRESRGHCYMELIQKDEQTATPIAKASAKCWANKWLTIRPYFERTTGQQLHAGMKVLLQVYPQFHEAYGFSWIVTDIDPTYTLGDMARKRQEIIQKLKAEGVFDLQKELQLPVFCQRIAVISSQTAAGYGDFCNQLADNPYGFKFETQLFPAIMQGEGVEQSIISALEQIYDMPFDCVVIIRGGGATSDMSGFDTLALAENVANFPIPIITGIGHERDESILDMISHTRVKTPTAAAALLIDHLKGVLETIEGAQSMITHYVQQKFSIANSQLSIISEAIPRLFSIVKTRQEAKIDALYTRLPMLIERRFTSERHRLQLMDEKLKALDPTLLLARGYSITMHNGRAVKDASQLPPGAEIETRLAKGTIHSVIKSV, from the coding sequence TTGAATACAGAGCGCCATATCACATTATTCGAGCTTAACCGCTTGGTACGCGAGGCTATCGAGGATGCTTTGCCCATGGAATACTGGGTAGAAGCCGAACTCAGCGAGTGCCGCGAATCACGTGGTCATTGTTATATGGAGCTTATTCAGAAGGATGAACAAACCGCCACACCTATCGCCAAAGCCTCAGCCAAATGCTGGGCCAACAAGTGGCTCACCATCCGTCCTTACTTCGAGCGCACTACCGGTCAACAACTGCATGCCGGTATGAAAGTGCTGCTACAGGTTTACCCGCAGTTTCACGAGGCTTACGGTTTCTCGTGGATCGTGACCGACATCGACCCCACCTACACCTTAGGCGATATGGCCCGCAAGCGTCAGGAAATCATCCAGAAGCTTAAGGCCGAGGGCGTGTTCGACCTGCAAAAGGAACTACAGTTACCCGTTTTCTGCCAGCGTATTGCCGTTATCTCATCGCAAACAGCCGCTGGCTACGGCGATTTCTGCAACCAACTGGCTGATAACCCTTACGGCTTTAAATTCGAGACACAGCTCTTTCCTGCTATCATGCAGGGCGAGGGCGTTGAACAGAGCATCATCAGTGCTCTGGAGCAGATTTACGATATGCCATTTGATTGCGTAGTGATTATCCGTGGTGGTGGTGCTACCAGCGATATGAGCGGTTTCGACACCTTGGCTTTGGCCGAAAATGTGGCCAACTTCCCAATACCTATCATAACAGGTATCGGCCATGAGCGCGACGAGAGCATACTCGATATGATATCGCACACCCGCGTAAAAACACCCACAGCTGCAGCCGCCTTGCTCATCGACCACCTGAAGGGCGTACTCGAAACCATCGAAGGAGCCCAGAGCATGATTACGCACTACGTTCAGCAAAAATTTTCAATTGCCAATTCTCAATTGTCAATTATATCCGAGGCTATCCCCCGATTGTTCTCGATTGTAAAAACCCGACAGGAGGCTAAGATTGATGCCCTCTATACCCGCCTGCCAATGTTGATAGAGCGCCGATTCACATCAGAGAGACATCGTCTGCAACTGATGGACGAGAAACTCAAAGCCCTCGACCCAACCCTGTTGCTGGCTCGCGGCTACAGCATCACTATGCATAACGGCCGGGCCGTAAAAGACGCATCGCAGCTGCCCCCCGGCGCCGAAATCGAGACCCGCCTAGCCAAGGGTACCATTCACTCAGTAATTAAATCCGTATAA
- a CDS encoding S8 family peptidase, whose protein sequence is MTNLRLINLLIAALFCAITASAATLPKRKYPGGKCYIWRYTLQDKRESSYTLDRPQRWLSHKSIERRRKQGLPLDSTDLPVSSGYLKAIDRMINDANRNVKRSQTESMVIGTSRWNNTVLVRSADTTFLRRLGEQAYVKNCEMVWEAPDSIERQIKIKANAGFNSWDSLKGSFYGHGREQIEMLNGHRLHNIGCRGKGITIAVLDGGFQNCNVLPTFQHAIISGVKDFVYPNSPNFYQETDHGTKVLSTMAANEPEVLIGTAPDAHYWLLRCEDQETEQPVEEDYWAMAAEFADSLGADIITSSLGYTEYDNRHGYYHQHDLDGRTALISRTASMVAQKGMVLVNSAGNSGMGPWKKITFPADADNCLTVGALNHQRVNAPFSGVGPTQDMRIKPDVMALGSPANLISGRGGIVRDMGTSFSTPIVAGLVACLWQALPEKTALEIINLVRQNSDSYQKPDNIYGYGTPNFWRAYMIGKIK, encoded by the coding sequence ATGACCAATTTACGTTTGATAAACCTACTGATTGCCGCACTTTTCTGCGCCATAACAGCCAGTGCAGCCACACTTCCCAAGAGGAAATATCCTGGGGGCAAATGCTATATTTGGCGTTATACTTTGCAGGATAAACGCGAATCAAGTTATACGCTCGACCGCCCTCAGCGCTGGCTCTCGCACAAAAGTATTGAGCGCCGCCGCAAGCAGGGATTACCCTTGGATTCTACCGACCTGCCCGTAAGCAGCGGCTACTTGAAAGCCATCGATCGCATGATCAACGATGCCAATCGCAACGTTAAACGCTCACAAACCGAATCGATGGTTATCGGTACCAGCCGATGGAACAACACCGTATTGGTTCGTTCGGCCGACACCACTTTTTTGCGTCGTTTGGGCGAGCAAGCTTACGTAAAGAACTGCGAGATGGTGTGGGAAGCCCCCGATAGCATCGAGCGTCAAATCAAGATAAAGGCCAACGCAGGATTCAACTCATGGGACAGTCTGAAAGGATCTTTCTATGGTCATGGTCGCGAACAGATCGAGATGCTAAACGGTCATCGTTTGCATAATATCGGTTGTCGTGGAAAAGGCATCACCATCGCCGTGCTCGATGGCGGATTCCAGAACTGCAACGTTCTACCCACCTTTCAGCACGCTATCATATCAGGCGTAAAAGACTTTGTTTACCCCAATAGTCCCAACTTTTATCAGGAAACCGATCATGGCACCAAGGTCCTGTCGACCATGGCCGCCAACGAGCCTGAGGTGCTGATAGGTACAGCCCCCGATGCCCATTACTGGCTGCTGCGATGCGAGGATCAGGAAACCGAGCAGCCTGTCGAGGAGGATTATTGGGCGATGGCTGCCGAGTTTGCCGACTCGTTAGGCGCCGACATCATCACATCGAGCTTAGGCTACACCGAATACGATAACCGTCATGGCTATTACCACCAGCACGATCTGGATGGTCGCACAGCCCTCATATCGCGCACAGCGTCGATGGTGGCACAAAAGGGCATGGTACTGGTAAACTCAGCTGGAAATAGCGGCATGGGCCCTTGGAAGAAAATCACTTTCCCAGCCGATGCCGATAACTGCCTGACGGTGGGCGCACTGAATCATCAACGTGTAAACGCCCCCTTTAGCGGCGTTGGACCTACACAGGATATGCGTATCAAACCCGACGTGATGGCCCTGGGCAGTCCTGCCAACCTTATTTCAGGGCGTGGCGGTATTGTTCGCGATATGGGAACCTCGTTCTCAACCCCCATCGTAGCCGGACTGGTTGCTTGCTTGTGGCAGGCCTTACCCGAGAAAACAGCTCTCGAAATCATTAATCTGGTACGCCAGAACAGCGATAGTTATCAGAAGCCCGATAATATCTACGGCTACGGTACCCCTAATTTCTGGCGGGCGTACATGATTGGAAAGATAAAGTAA
- a CDS encoding MATE family efflux transporter — MSDNKQAALALGTKPVGQLLWQYALPAIVAMSASSLYNIIDRAMIGQIVGPEAIAGLGITFPFMNLSAAFGAAVGVGSSASISVKLGQKDYPTAQNLLGNTLTLNLIIGFSFMVICLLFLDPILYFFGASEVTLPYAREFMTVILLGNVMTHMYFGMNAVLRAAGKPKHAMYSVLFTVGMNILLVLAFVWWFRWGIRGAALATVTSQTIAMCWQLWLFSNKNEMLHLKRGIYKLKKRLVSNIIAIGISPFLMNVTSCVIVIFMNNQFVRYGGDMAVGAYSIANSVVMMFFMFVMGVCQGMQPIVGYNYGAEKYDRMLRCLFMAIGCATTILLVGWILSMLFPREIARIFTTDETLIELSATGIKLDMLVFFVVGAQATITHFFQSIGKVKVSIFLSLSRQLFLLLPMAYVFPLIWGLDGVWYSMPASDFLSFAMTIPLLMWYMKKFKAANANN; from the coding sequence ATGAGTGATAACAAACAAGCCGCTTTGGCATTAGGAACGAAACCCGTAGGGCAATTGCTGTGGCAGTATGCCCTGCCTGCAATCGTGGCCATGTCGGCTTCGAGTCTCTATAATATCATCGACCGTGCTATGATTGGTCAGATAGTAGGCCCCGAGGCTATTGCAGGCTTGGGCATTACCTTCCCCTTTATGAACCTGAGTGCAGCCTTTGGTGCAGCAGTAGGTGTGGGATCGAGTGCCAGCATTAGCGTAAAGCTGGGACAGAAGGATTATCCTACAGCGCAGAATCTGTTAGGTAATACCCTGACGCTGAACCTGATTATTGGTTTCTCGTTCATGGTTATCTGTCTGCTTTTCCTGGATCCCATCCTGTATTTCTTCGGTGCCAGCGAAGTAACACTGCCTTATGCACGCGAGTTTATGACCGTTATCCTGCTGGGTAACGTAATGACCCACATGTATTTTGGTATGAACGCTGTGCTGCGTGCAGCAGGCAAACCCAAACATGCCATGTACTCGGTGCTGTTTACAGTGGGCATGAACATATTGCTGGTGCTGGCGTTTGTATGGTGGTTCCGTTGGGGCATCCGTGGTGCAGCTTTGGCTACCGTAACATCGCAAACGATTGCTATGTGCTGGCAGTTGTGGCTATTCTCGAACAAGAACGAGATGCTGCACCTGAAACGCGGCATCTATAAACTGAAGAAACGATTGGTAAGCAATATCATTGCTATCGGTATATCGCCATTCCTGATGAACGTTACATCGTGTGTAATCGTGATTTTCATGAACAACCAGTTTGTTCGCTATGGTGGCGATATGGCTGTGGGTGCCTACTCGATAGCCAACTCGGTGGTGATGATGTTCTTTATGTTTGTAATGGGTGTGTGCCAAGGTATGCAGCCTATCGTGGGCTATAATTACGGTGCCGAGAAGTACGACCGCATGTTGCGATGCCTGTTTATGGCCATCGGATGTGCTACAACTATCCTGCTGGTAGGTTGGATACTGTCAATGCTCTTCCCCCGCGAGATTGCTCGCATCTTTACCACCGACGAAACACTTATAGAACTGTCGGCCACGGGTATCAAACTGGATATGCTGGTATTCTTCGTGGTAGGTGCGCAGGCTACCATCACACATTTCTTCCAGAGCATCGGAAAAGTAAAGGTTTCGATATTCCTCTCGCTGTCGCGACAGCTCTTCTTGCTGCTACCGATGGCGTATGTGTTCCCGCTGATATGGGGGCTCGACGGTGTGTGGTATTCGATGCCAGCCAGCGACTTCCTGTCGTTTGCGATGACAATACCCTTGCTGATGTGGTATATGAAGAAATTTAAAGCTGCGAATGCGAATAACTAA
- a CDS encoding AAA family ATPase, giving the protein MKHIIINVGRQVGAGGQEIGRMLAKDFEAKYYDRELLNLAAKESGFSEKFFKQNDEKKGFLRGLLNVQTPHFMGGNLYGSNFSQESLFKFQSDAIQKAASEGSCVFMGRCADYILRDFENVVNVFITASMDFRVDIVSKVKQLDAEQARKLIEHVEARRAQYYNYYTGKKWGAAESYDLCVDASLLGLEETEKLIADFIRKRFGL; this is encoded by the coding sequence ATGAAACATATTATTATTAACGTAGGCAGACAGGTTGGTGCTGGCGGACAGGAAATAGGACGCATGCTGGCCAAGGACTTTGAAGCGAAGTATTATGATCGCGAGTTGCTGAATTTGGCTGCTAAAGAGAGTGGATTCTCAGAGAAGTTCTTTAAACAGAACGATGAGAAGAAAGGCTTTTTGCGTGGATTGCTGAATGTGCAAACACCACATTTTATGGGTGGCAACTTGTACGGTTCGAACTTCTCGCAGGAGAGCCTTTTTAAGTTTCAGAGCGATGCCATCCAAAAGGCAGCCAGCGAGGGCAGTTGCGTGTTCATGGGCCGTTGTGCCGACTACATTCTGCGAGATTTCGAGAATGTGGTGAACGTGTTTATCACCGCCTCGATGGACTTCCGCGTAGATATCGTATCAAAAGTAAAACAGTTGGATGCTGAGCAAGCCCGTAAACTGATTGAGCATGTGGAAGCCCGTCGTGCGCAATACTATAATTACTATACTGGTAAGAAGTGGGGCGCTGCTGAAAGCTACGACCTGTGCGTGGATGCCAGTTTGCTGGGACTTGAAGAAACCGAGAAACTGATTGCCGATTTTATTCGCAAGCGTTTTGGATTATGA
- a CDS encoding metallophosphoesterase family protein translates to MKRIGILSDTHSYWDDKYLHYFEPCDEIWHAGDIGSVEVAEKLAAFRPFRAVCGNCDGGDLRLMYRELNRFKCEDVDVLIKHIGGYPGNYDPSVRSTLYAMPPQLFVAGHSHILKVKYDKTLNLLHINPGAAGIQGWHKDRTLVRLTIDGKEFKDLEVITLGD, encoded by the coding sequence ATGAAGAGAATAGGCATACTGAGCGATACTCACAGCTATTGGGACGATAAGTATCTGCACTACTTTGAACCCTGCGACGAAATTTGGCATGCTGGCGATATCGGTAGTGTAGAGGTGGCCGAGAAGTTGGCTGCATTCCGTCCCTTCCGAGCTGTATGTGGAAACTGTGATGGGGGCGACTTGAGACTGATGTATCGCGAGCTGAACCGATTTAAGTGCGAGGATGTAGATGTGCTGATTAAGCATATTGGCGGTTATCCTGGCAACTACGATCCCAGTGTTCGCTCTACGCTCTATGCCATGCCGCCACAGCTGTTTGTGGCAGGACACTCGCACATACTGAAAGTGAAATATGACAAAACCCTGAATCTGCTGCACATAAACCCAGGTGCCGCTGGAATACAGGGATGGCATAAAGACAGAACCCTGGTCCGCCTTACCATCGACGGAAAAGAATTTAAAGATTTAGAAGTTATAACATTAGGAGATTAA
- a CDS encoding dTDP-glucose 4,6-dehydratase, whose protein sequence is MKRTIVITGGAGFIGSHVVRLFVNKYPEYHIINLDKLTYAGNLANLKDIENKPNYEFVKMDICDFDAFYKLMQDKKVDGIIHLAAESHVDRSIKDPFTFAKTNVMGTLSLLQAAKLYWESLPEKYEGKRFYHISTDEVYGALELTHPEGIEPPFTTTASSSEHHLAYGDKFFLETTKYNPHSPYSASKASSDHFVRAFHDTYGMPVVVTNCSNNYGPYQFPEKLIPLFINNIRHRKPLPVYGKGENVRDWLYVEDHARAIDVIFHEGKIADTYNIGGFNEWKNIDIIKVVIKTVDRLLGRKEGEDMDLITFVTDRAGHDLRYAIDSSKLQKELGWEPSLQFEEGIEKTVRWYLDNQEWLDNVTSGDYQKYYDNMYANR, encoded by the coding sequence ATGAAAAGAACTATCGTTATTACTGGAGGTGCAGGCTTTATTGGAAGTCATGTAGTGCGCCTGTTTGTGAACAAGTATCCCGAGTATCACATTATTAACCTCGACAAGTTGACTTATGCTGGTAACTTGGCTAACCTGAAAGATATCGAGAACAAACCCAACTACGAGTTTGTGAAGATGGATATCTGTGACTTTGATGCTTTCTACAAGCTGATGCAGGATAAGAAGGTTGACGGTATCATTCACCTGGCTGCTGAGAGTCATGTTGACCGTTCGATTAAGGATCCATTTACATTCGCCAAGACCAACGTGATGGGAACCTTGAGCCTGTTGCAGGCTGCCAAGTTGTATTGGGAGAGTCTGCCCGAGAAGTACGAGGGTAAGCGCTTCTATCACATCAGTACTGATGAGGTGTATGGCGCATTGGAACTGACACACCCCGAGGGTATCGAGCCTCCATTCACAACTACCGCATCAAGCTCAGAGCACCATCTGGCTTACGGCGATAAGTTCTTCCTGGAGACAACCAAGTACAATCCTCACTCACCATATTCGGCTTCGAAGGCTTCTAGCGACCACTTTGTTCGTGCATTCCACGATACCTATGGCATGCCTGTAGTAGTAACCAACTGCTCGAACAACTACGGTCCTTACCAGTTCCCCGAAAAGCTGATTCCATTGTTCATCAACAATATCCGTCATCGCAAGCCTCTGCCTGTTTACGGTAAGGGCGAGAACGTACGCGACTGGCTGTATGTTGAGGACCACGCTCGTGCTATCGACGTGATTTTCCACGAGGGTAAGATTGCTGATACCTATAATATCGGTGGCTTTAACGAGTGGAAGAACATTGATATCATCAAGGTGGTGATTAAGACCGTCGACCGCTTGCTGGGTCGTAAGGAAGGCGAGGATATGGACCTGATTACCTTCGTTACCGACCGTGCCGGACACGATTTGCGTTATGCTATCGACAGCTCAAAACTCCAGAAGGAACTGGGTTGGGAGCCTTCTCTGCAGTTCGAAGAGGGAATCGAGAAAACCGTTCGCTGGTATCTCGACAATCAGGAGTGGCTGGATAATGTAACCAGCGGCGATTATCAGAAGTATTACGATAATATGTATGCCAACAGATAA
- a CDS encoding sigma factor-like helix-turn-helix DNA-binding protein translates to MPTDNLTKELHSYLVRIGINPTSVTPQMEHYLEHLLYLLPPEEEEAVTHYYGLFGCERKSLQEIAKELKMSQEDAMARIDQCVRKLAVTPEWQMLKQTIEK, encoded by the coding sequence ATGCCAACAGATAACTTAACTAAAGAACTCCACTCGTATCTGGTGCGTATTGGTATCAATCCCACCAGCGTTACTCCCCAGATGGAGCACTATCTGGAGCATCTGCTCTACTTGTTGCCACCTGAGGAAGAGGAGGCTGTGACGCATTACTATGGACTGTTTGGCTGCGAACGCAAATCGTTGCAGGAGATAGCCAAGGAGCTGAAGATGAGTCAGGAAGATGCTATGGCGCGTATCGACCAGTGCGTACGCAAGTTGGCTGTAACGCCCGAGTGGCAAATGTTGAAACAAACAATAGAAAAATGA
- the purT gene encoding formate-dependent phosphoribosylglycinamide formyltransferase produces MKKILLLGSGELGKEFVIAAMRAGQYVIACDRYDNAPAMQVADEREVFSMLDGDALEAVVNKHKPDIIVPEIEAIRTERLFKFEEQGIQVVPSARAVNFTMNRRAIRDLASKELGLRTAKYFYAKTFDEFKAAADEIGFPCVVKPLMSSSGHGQSYVHNDDELEQAFKEAMEGSRGDVKEVIIEEFIDFDSEFTLLTVTQKNGRPTLFCPPIGHVQKAGDYRESWQPYKISDEALKQAQIMADKVTKALTGAGIWGVEFFLTKQGEVIFSELSPRPHDTGMVTLGHTTNLSEFELHFRAVMGMPIPAIHLEHAGASAVILSPKEASTPVDRSLLDYNFDEALKEDRTRIRIFGKPEAHKGRRMGVVLCYGEVGDDVNALRDKAKRLAKTVLGTDPYTKFEH; encoded by the coding sequence ATGAAAAAGATTCTGCTTTTAGGCTCAGGAGAACTCGGTAAGGAGTTCGTGATAGCCGCCATGCGTGCAGGCCAGTATGTGATTGCCTGCGATCGTTACGACAATGCGCCAGCCATGCAGGTGGCTGATGAGCGCGAAGTATTCTCAATGCTCGATGGCGATGCTCTTGAGGCTGTGGTAAACAAGCACAAGCCCGATATCATCGTGCCTGAGATTGAGGCTATACGTACCGAACGACTGTTTAAGTTCGAGGAGCAGGGTATCCAGGTGGTTCCATCTGCCCGCGCCGTAAACTTTACAATGAACCGTCGTGCTATCCGCGATCTGGCATCGAAGGAACTGGGACTGCGCACAGCAAAATATTTCTATGCCAAGACCTTTGATGAGTTCAAGGCTGCAGCCGATGAGATTGGATTCCCATGTGTTGTTAAGCCATTGATGTCGTCATCTGGTCACGGTCAGAGCTATGTACACAACGACGACGAGCTGGAGCAGGCCTTTAAGGAGGCTATGGAAGGTAGTCGTGGCGATGTGAAAGAGGTAATTATCGAGGAGTTTATCGACTTTGATTCGGAGTTTACCCTGCTCACCGTTACACAGAAGAATGGTCGGCCCACACTGTTCTGTCCTCCAATCGGACACGTACAGAAGGCAGGCGACTACCGTGAGTCGTGGCAGCCATATAAGATAAGCGATGAGGCTTTGAAGCAGGCACAGATAATGGCCGATAAGGTAACTAAGGCCCTTACTGGTGCTGGTATCTGGGGCGTTGAGTTCTTCCTGACCAAGCAGGGCGAGGTTATCTTTAGCGAGCTGAGTCCACGTCCGCATGATACTGGTATGGTAACACTCGGACATACCACCAACCTGAGTGAGTTTGAGTTGCATTTCCGTGCCGTAATGGGAATGCCTATACCCGCAATTCATCTTGAGCATGCTGGTGCATCGGCTGTAATTCTCTCACCAAAGGAGGCTTCTACGCCTGTCGATCGCTCATTACTCGACTACAACTTCGACGAGGCACTGAAGGAGGATCGCACACGTATCCGTATCTTCGGTAAACCCGAGGCCCATAAGGGTCGTCGTATGGGTGTAGTACTCTGTTACGGTGAGGTTGGCGACGATGTAAATGCGCTGCGCGACAAAGCTAAGCGTCTGGCTAAGACCGTACTGGGTACCGATCCATACACTAAGTTTGAACACTAA
- a CDS encoding sugar 3,4-ketoisomerase, whose amino-acid sequence MNRLEVKIIDLPRITDPRGNLTFAEAQAMIPFDIKRAYWVYDVPGGESRGGHAHKKLRQFVIALSGSFHVTLDNGYERKTVLLNHPWQGLLIDTNIWRTLDDFSSGGVCLVLASEHYDEDDYIYDYDEFLKYIGCSK is encoded by the coding sequence ATGAACCGCTTAGAGGTTAAAATCATAGATTTGCCCAGGATCACTGATCCGCGTGGCAATCTGACGTTTGCTGAAGCGCAGGCTATGATTCCCTTCGATATCAAGCGCGCCTATTGGGTATATGATGTACCTGGTGGTGAGAGTAGGGGAGGGCATGCGCATAAAAAGCTCCGTCAGTTTGTGATTGCTCTAAGCGGTTCGTTTCATGTAACGTTGGATAATGGTTACGAACGCAAGACTGTGTTACTGAATCATCCTTGGCAAGGCTTGCTGATCGATACCAATATCTGGCGAACACTTGATGATTTCTCTTCGGGCGGCGTATGTCTGGTTCTGGCTTCGGAACATTACGACGAGGATGATTACATCTATGATTACGACGAATTCTTGAAATACATCGGATGTTCGAAATAA